DNA from Fusarium falciforme chromosome 7, complete sequence:
AATCAGTCGCTCGGTCTCTGGAGCGTTTCCAGACGACGTACTTGGATGTTGTATTCTGCCACGACGTCGAGTATGTATCCGTTGATGAGGCCGTCACCGCCGTGGGCGTCCTCCTAGAACTCCAGCGCGCTTGTGTGATCCTCCGCGTTGGGATATCAGGATACGACATTGATGTCCTGGCAGAGGTTGCTAGCAGAGTGCGACAACGTTATGGACACCCCGTCGATGTTGTCCAAACATGGGCACAGCTTACACTCCACAATACACAAGTCGAGACACGTGGCTTCGAGCTGTTCCGTGCTGCTGGTGTAGATTCTGTCTATTGCTCAAGTCCGTTGGCTGTTGGCCTGTTGAGAAGTGGCGGCATTCCCACGGGCTTGACGGGCGACTGGCATCCCGCGCCAGGAGGCTTGCGAGCAGCTGCGGCTGAAGCTGCCAAGTGGGTAGAAAGGCATGGAAACGGAGAGTCTCTCTCGTCTGTTGCGTTGCAATATGCAATCCTGAAAGCTAGACAAAACTGCACATCTTCTTTCACGGTATCTACAATTACAGGTATCAGCACGTTATCGGATCTGGAGCAAAACGTCGCAGCCGCCAAGAGGATACTAGAAGTGGCTCCTTTCACTTGTGACGAAGCGTCCGAGAGCTTACAGAGCTACAGCCAGCTTGACCAGCAGACTCTGGAGCGCAACGGGCCCCTGTTTGAGCGAGTTCGCTCGATCCTTGGGGAATGGATAGATTACGACTTCTCAGGCGGCAAAACCAAGGCGAAGGAAGAGGTTAGTCCCCCGAATGACACCAACGGTGCCAGGAAAGACGCTGTTCAAGTGAGTGTGATGGAGAAGGATAGCTTGACACAGCCCACAGCAATTCAGGCTGCAGGATAGAGTGACGTAAGGGGTTGCGTATTCAAGGACTAGCAATACACGCGTTATAAATTGTTGAATTGATATGCGATACATCTATATAATTCTCCGTTGTATTCAACCTGGAACTCGACAAAGTAGGCTTATCTAACTTGTGCTGTGTTTTCAAGAATGCTTCAAGCTACAACCAAGACTCGGTGAGCGGACAATGGCTTACTGACTCGTATTCTACTCGTTCTTTTGCATTCTTCTGAGCATTATTTAACATAATTGGGCTGGGAATAGAACCCCACCATCAATCTCTTTATTTACAGCCTTGACGTGTATAGAACATTCACCACTTCTGCCGAAATGGATGAATTGTGTAGATCAATCCTGAGCCTAAAGGCactatatttctatatattcaCACCTACCGCACGTATAGGAGAAAAACGAAACTTGGCACATTTATAGCGTCTTGACTCGAGGTTGCTCAATCACCGTCCTTGCTTCCTCCGTCCTCCACCAACTCTTCTTCCCGCCTGGGTATTTGTATCTTTCCATACTCTTTGGAAGCATTTCCACGCTATAGCCAGGCTCCAGCGGAGTTACATAATAACCATTTTCGATCCTCGAAGGATGACGGAAATGCTCATGTAGATGATCTACAAATTCGAGCACGCTCCTGTTACCGCTAATAGCGATATAATCAACCGTGCTCAAATGCTGGGTATACTCAGGCAGACCAACACCGCCTGAATGGGGCACGATAGGGACACCAAACTTGCACGCGAGCAGTAGGATGGCGAGGACCTCGTTGACACCCCCAACTCGGCATGCGTCAGGCTGGATCACATCCACAGCACCCGCCTGAAGCAGTTGCTTGAACATGATACGGTTCTGGCACATTTCACCCGTGGCCACAGAGATTGGGCCATAGGGTGTGTCGGATAATCCCTTGCGGATCGCGGCGTGGCCCAGGATGTCGTCGGGAGACGTTGGCTCCTCAATGAACCATGGTTTGAACTCGGCCAAAGCTTGCATGTGCGTGATAGCCTCAGGAACAGACCAGACCTAGGCAGTCTCGAATAAGTAAAGCGTCTTCTCCGTGCCATGATAATGAGGTGAACATACCTGATTGGCATCCACCATGAGCACATTGCCCATATCATACCCCAGAACTTCCCGCGCAATCTTCAACCTCCTATAATCCTCTTCGAGATCCGTTCcaaccttgagcttgaaATACTTGAAGCCCTGTTGTACACTCTCTTGAAGTAatctcttcatcttgtccTCGCTATAGCCTAGCCATCCTGCACTAGTCGTATACGCTGGAACAGCTTGGTTCTTCAAAGCTTCCTGGATCCTCTGCTCCTTACCATGTTGCGCAGCTCT
Protein-coding regions in this window:
- a CDS encoding Aldo-ket-red domain-containing protein; translation: MGSIQKSSPTRTCLNPPPLVMGGAGFSYQLHPEPQSLPITKILRRAFELGVRTIDTSPYYEPSEQLMGAALSHADIQSKYKRGDYELMTKVGRIKENEFNYSPDWIRKSVARSLERFQTTYLDVVFCHDVEYVSVDEAVTAVGVLLELQRACVILRVGISGYDIDVLAEVASRVRQRYGHPVDVVQTWAQLTLHNTQVETRGFELFRAAGVDSVYCSSPLAVGLLRSGGIPTGLTGDWHPAPGGLRAAAAEAAKWVERHGNGESLSSVALQYAILKARQNCTSSFTVSTITGISTLSDLEQNVAAAKRILEVAPFTCDEASESLQSYSQLDQQTLERNGPLFERVRSILGEWIDYDFSGGKTKAKEEVSPPNDTNGARKDAVQVSVMEKDSLTQPTAIQAAG
- a CDS encoding L-fuconate dehydratase, whose translation is MVVIKSIESHDVRFPTSLDKAGSDGMNLSPDYSAAFCILETDDPRLTGHGMTFTIGRGNELVCGAIDLLAPLIEGKDLSELTADWGKTWRYLTSDSQLRWVGPEKGVIHLALGALVNAIWDLWAKELGKPVWRVIADMTPEEVVRCIDFRYISDALTSDDALEILRAAQHGKEQRIQEALKNQAVPAYTTSAGWLGYSEDKMKRLLQESVQQGFKYFKLKVGTDLEEDYRRLKIAREVLGYDMGNVLMVDANQVWSVPEAITHMQALAEFKPWFIEEPTSPDDILGHAAIRKGLSDTPYGPISVATGEMCQNRIMFKQLLQAGAVDVIQPDACRVGGVNEVLAILLLACKFGVPIVPHSGGVGLPEYTQHLSTVDYIAISGNRSVLEFVDHLHEHFRHPSRIENGYYVTPLEPGYSVEMLPKSMERYKYPGGKKSWWRTEEARTVIEQPRVKTL